One genomic region from Methanonatronarchaeum thermophilum encodes:
- a CDS encoding DUF2797 domain-containing protein, which produces MFDLDIAGGIVKVVWRDKNGCWTPILKLTREGGYREVELVVGDLVEFEVVDSRVCTGYYSDIGRLVPCPETRDIVSGSQCFSCRERDVYSDYVIGRSAARVDADFSVYLVQAGSQVKVGVTRSDKLVRRWLEQGGDYGVEVRDGLSSMEALDLEKKISREHGVSQTIRKEEKLIKKPCKLDSFMGPIGVEGRVLDLQEIYNYPDKLGRKLVRKGRFAGEIYGVKGQLISNGDLCIALTSGKKIIEPSQTALDSF; this is translated from the coding sequence GTGTTTGACCTGGATATAGCTGGTGGTATTGTAAAGGTGGTTTGGCGTGATAAAAACGGTTGTTGGACGCCAATCTTGAAGTTGACCCGTGAAGGAGGTTATAGAGAAGTGGAGTTGGTTGTCGGAGATCTAGTTGAGTTTGAGGTTGTTGACAGCCGTGTCTGCACTGGATATTACAGTGATATCGGTCGGTTGGTTCCATGTCCGGAAACCAGGGATATCGTTAGTGGTTCCCAGTGTTTTAGTTGTCGCGAGAGAGATGTATACTCTGATTATGTTATAGGTCGTTCTGCAGCCAGAGTTGATGCTGATTTCTCCGTTTATCTCGTTCAGGCAGGCAGTCAAGTTAAGGTTGGTGTCACACGCTCCGATAAACTTGTGAGGCGATGGCTGGAACAAGGCGGTGATTACGGTGTTGAAGTTAGAGATGGCCTTTCCTCTATGGAGGCATTGGATTTAGAGAAAAAAATCTCTAGAGAGCATGGTGTAAGTCAGACAATACGTAAGGAAGAGAAATTGATTAAGAAACCATGTAAACTAGATAGTTTTATGGGGCCTATCGGTGTTGAAGGCAGGGTTTTAGATTTACAGGAGATTTATAACTATCCGGATAAATTAGGTAGGAAGTTGGTGCGGAAAGGACGGTTTGCTGGTGAGATATACGGGGTTAAGGGACAGTTGATTTCGAACGGAGATCTATGTATCGCCTTAACCTCTGGTAAGAAGATTATAGAGCCATCTCAAACCGCACTTGATTCTTTTTAA
- a CDS encoding DUF5611 family protein, whose translation MDGKIFEAKRGHYIKKDKVEDGLEEIFGEYTKENDIYVVSDYKAFKTVEIEVLENKNKKNKLRVDTDSDMDKASQALDSKRDLDNFLELVTGYTPKERMKKAKEKAKKS comes from the coding sequence ATGGATGGAAAGATTTTCGAAGCTAAAAGAGGGCATTATATAAAGAAAGACAAAGTAGAAGATGGTTTAGAAGAGATTTTTGGAGAATATACAAAAGAAAATGATATCTATGTTGTCAGTGACTACAAAGCTTTTAAAACTGTTGAGATCGAGGTGTTGGAGAACAAAAACAAAAAGAATAAACTACGTGTAGACACAGACTCCGACATGGATAAAGCAAGCCAGGCTTTAGATTCAAAGAGAGATTTAGATAACTTTCTAGAGTTGGTTACAGGATATACGCCTAAAGAGAGGATGAAAAAAGCTAAAGAAAAAGCAAAAAAATCCTGA
- a CDS encoding mechanosensitive ion channel family protein encodes MALRRRGFDQKEIHPFVKITYYTLLIFGVYVAFNVIGIPLTGLLAAAGIVGIILGFGLQSITANMISGILLMGEGTVRIGDVIELDGTIGEVYDTGMRSTTIRTRDNVFIIVPNQELFTKSFTNYSYVEEKVRMDVTVGVAYGSDVEKVTRILYEVAEEIEGVLETPEPTVRFREFGGSSLEFVIKCWVRGPFERRTVRSQMNYLIDERFREEDITIPFPQRSVWFKNDLRTQEYSEANET; translated from the coding sequence GTGGCGTTGAGGCGTAGGGGGTTTGATCAGAAAGAGATTCATCCTTTCGTTAAGATAACCTACTACACACTACTTATCTTTGGTGTTTATGTCGCGTTTAACGTTATTGGGATACCTCTCACAGGTCTGTTAGCCGCTGCAGGTATCGTTGGTATAATACTCGGTTTTGGTTTGCAATCTATCACTGCAAACATGATTTCAGGGATTCTTTTGATGGGTGAAGGAACTGTTAGAATAGGCGATGTTATTGAGTTGGATGGAACTATCGGTGAGGTCTATGATACCGGAATGAGGTCTACGACAATCCGGACCCGTGATAATGTATTTATAATCGTTCCTAACCAGGAGTTGTTTACTAAATCTTTCACCAACTATTCCTATGTTGAAGAGAAGGTTAGGATGGATGTTACGGTAGGTGTTGCATACGGCTCCGATGTCGAGAAGGTAACCAGGATTTTATATGAGGTTGCTGAGGAGATTGAAGGGGTTTTGGAAACACCTGAACCGACAGTTAGGTTTCGAGAGTTCGGTGGATCTTCACTAGAGTTTGTTATAAAATGTTGGGTTAGAGGTCCATTTGAAAGACGAACTGTTAGAAGCCAGATGAACTACCTTATCGATGAAAGATTCCGTGAAGAAGATATAACCATACCGTTCCCACAACGGTCTGTTTGGTTCAAAAACGACTTAAGAACCCAGGAATACAGTGAGGCCAACGAAACATAG